The genome window CACTAAACAAGGCTAAAGAAGACGCAGAGGAGTGGAAGAGGGGAAACGAGGTTGAATTGAGAGAGGTCAAACAGAGTGGTCCAAGTCGCCACTGCCAGAAATGGAAACCTCCACCAGCAACATGGCTAAAATGTAACTCCGACGGATCTTGGCAAAAAGACAGAGATCATAGTGGAGTAGGCTGGGTGTGTAGAGACCAAAATGGTAGTGTGGTGTGGGCAGGAGCAAAGGCTGTTCAGCATATGGGCACTGCAATAGAGTGTGAAGCGGAAGCAATCAGATGGGCAGTAGCAACTCTGTCTGGATTTGGTTATAGGAAAGTTATTGTGGAGACAGACTCCCTGGTTCTTTGTAAAAtgatcagaggagaagaagagatatgGCCAGTCCTAAAACCAATCGTACAGAGCATCCTTTATATTAGGGGTGGGCGCAAGGCGAGTACTtgcatttttacatatatttgatACTCGCCTTGCCTTGAACGAGTAATGAATTTTTAGacttggtacttgccttgtcgGAAACGAGTACTTGTTATATCGAGTACTTGTCGCAAAACATGTAACTTGCAAGTTACTTGCCTTACTCGATTACTTACTAGTAGGGCTGAGCATATGACAAGTATCCGAGATTTTTGCCATACTTATAAGCCGACTTGCTTTCTTCGGATAGTAAAAAATTGCCTTATATTTGTATTTGCTAATACCAAATCCTTAATTAAGCGAGTATACGTCTATATATGAGATACTTGCGAGTAACTTTCTGTACCTATACTTGCTCACTTAACTTAAAATTTTTGTATTCGAacctttaaaatataaattatgtttcaATGATTTTATGGTTAGGTGATTGtctatatttatactaaatttTTTTCTGATTCTTATGCTACACCAATGTAAGATAATATAGcgtaaaatttgaaaaaaaaagaaaattatttaatcccacatgtttgatattaaataaatattaaagtagatgaaataataatgtaaatgttaatatattttgaaaatcaagtaGCGGGTCGAAACGAGTCAAAtacctaaaataattttaagccTTGTTACTTGATTTGCACTTGCAAgta of Raphanus sativus cultivar WK10039 unplaced genomic scaffold, ASM80110v3 Scaffold0643, whole genome shotgun sequence contains these proteins:
- the LOC108820421 gene encoding uncharacterized protein LOC108820421, producing MCSRDRVSQSRFISVLRALDLGNVSNPISSSRLWKNRNEFQFKGRDYDVISTLNKAKEDAEEWKRGNEVELREVKQSGPSRHCQKWKPPPATWLKCNSDGSWQKDRDHSGVGWVCRDQNGSVVWAGAKAVQHMGTAIECEAEAIRWAVATLSGFGYRKVIVETDSLVLCKMIRGEEEIWPVLKPIVQSILYIRGGRKYGAGNEFKAGNGYLCPALLYMLEVRQEYHVEYYLREGNKVADRIAKESSSFMNYVPKLYSVTPMWLKSTVEADMPMEFVSIG